The nucleotide sequence GGGCATTCCGTTGCTGCGCCCGGAATCCCGGGACTGCGTGCGAACCGCGCTCGTGCTCTATGAAGGCATTCTCGATGAAATCACGGCCCTGGGTTACGACGTGCTGAACACCCGTGCGGTCGTCCCGCGCCGTCGCCGGCTGGGAGTCGCGCTGCCCAAGATGCTGGCGAGCGCGTGGAGCAACTCCAGGCTTAAGGTGCGGATATGACCACTGCTTCGAACAGGAAGATCCGGATCGGCGTCCAGCTGCAGCCCCAGCACGCCGAGTACAAGGCGATCCGCCGGGCGGCTTCGGAGGCCGAAGACCTCGGTGTGGACATCGTCTTCAACTGGGACCATTTCTATCCGCTCTACGGTGAGCCGGAGGGCCTGCACTACGAGTGCTGGACCATGCTGGGCGCCTGGGCGGAGTCCACGTCGCGGGTCGAGATCGGCGCGCTGGTGACGTGCAACAGCTACCGCAACCCCGAACTGCTGGCCGACATGGCCCGCACCGTCGACAACATCTCCGACGGGCGGCTGATCCTCGGCATCGGCTCCGGCTGGTTCGAGAAGGACTACGACGAGTACGGCTACGAGTTCGGCACCGCGGGCGGGCGGCTCGACAACCTCGCGGAGGCACTCCCGCGGATCGAGAGCAGGCTGGGCAAGCTGAACCCGCAGCCGGTCCGGGACATCCCGGTGCTGATCGGCGGCGGCGGCGAGAAGAAGACCCTGCGCCTGGTGGCGAAGCACGCCGACATCTGGCACGGCTTCGGCGACCCGGAGGTCGTGGAGCGCAAGGTCAAGATCCTCGACCAGCACTGCGCCGACGTCGGCCGCGACCCGAAGGAGATCGAGCGTTCGGTCGCCGTCGAGGGCGAGCCCGAGGAGCTGGGCCCGAAGCTGCTGGAGCTGGGTGTCTCGCTGTTCACCGTGGCGACCGGCGGGCCGGACTACAACCTCGACAAGCTGCGGTCCTGGATCGCCTGGCGGGACAAGCAGCAGTCCTGACCCGCTCTGGGTCTCGTGAGTGGTAAGGACGGTTAGAACCGTCCTTACCACTCACGAGCGTTGTCGCCGGTGAGCCGCGACCCGCTCCCGGGTGGCGCACCGCGTCGAGCAGTACCGCCGCGGGCTCCCCCCGCCCAAGTGCGCGAACGGCTTCCCGCAGCCCGAAGCCGCACACAATCCGCCCGGCGGCGCCTGACGGTCCGCGAGCAGCACGGCCAGCGCCAGCGCGGAGGACGTCACCAGCCACGCGCCCCACGGCCCGTCGTCGTCGGCGTCCACGTGGAGATGCCAGCCGAACCCGTCGGAGTGATCGGTCAGCCGCGGCGGATGCGCGTGACGAGCCAGCAGCCGGTTGAGCACTCCGGCCGCCTCCTCGGCATCCCGCGCCGCGAACACCTCCCGCAGCTCGAAGGCCGCCTCCCGCAACGAGGCCACGTCCGACGGCGCCAGCTCGACCGAGGTTTCGCCGTGCGCTTCCAGCACCGCGCGAACCGACACGATCGAAGGTTCCGGTGCGAGCAGGACCTCCAGCAGATCCACCGCCCGCTGCGCTGCCGCCCGAGCCGAACGGCCGGGCAGGAAATCCCGCTGCGCTGAAGTCATAGCCCACTGTAACGTCTCATTCATGAGAGGCCGTTACAGACTCGCCGCCTATTTGACCGGTGCGACGGTCGCCAGGACCGGGGACGAACTGTCCGGACCGGCGTTGCTTCTGCTCGGCATGGGCGTCGACGGTTCGGCCGCCACCGGTTCCGCGCTGCTCGCGGGCCTGACGATCTCCGCGGCGGCCGGCGGGCCGCTGCTCGGGGCCCTGCTCGACCGCAGCCCCCGGCCGGGGCGGCTGCTGGCGTGGGCACTGCTCGCCTACGCGGGCGGGCTCGGCGCGGTGCTCGCGCTGGTCGAACTCCCCGCGGCGATCGCCGTGGCGGTCGCGGCCGGGCTGCTCAACCCCGCCTTGGCGGGCGGCTGGACGGCGCAGCTGCCGAATGTCCGCGGCACGACACCGCTGGCGAGGGCGAGCACGCTCGACGCGATGACGTTCACCGCCGCGAGCCTCGCCGGGCCGGGACTCGCCGGCCTCGTGGCCGCGTACGCCGGCGCCCCGGCCGCGGTTGCCGTCGCGATCACACTGGTCGCGGTGGCCTTTCCCACCGCGTGGTCACTTCCGGCCGCCGAAGCGAAGCCCTCGACACCGATCCACCGTCAACTCGCCGACGGGTTCGCGGTCCTCTTCCGCAATCGCGCCCTGCTGCGAGCCACCGCGACGTCCACGGTGTCCTTCGTCGGTATCGGGGTCGCCATCGTCTGCTATCCGCTGCTCGGCGCTCAACGGCTGGGGAGCCCGGGTTTCGGCGCACTGCTGCTCACCGTGCTTGCCGCCGCGTCACTGGTCGCGAACGCCGTGCTGGCCCGCAGGCCACCGCCGCCGGACCGCACCGTGCTCGCCAGCACGGTCCTGCTGGGCGCGAGCTTCCTGCTCGCGGCGTCAGGACACGACGTGGTGACCCTGCTGGCCGCCACCGTGCTCGCCGGATTCGCCGAAGGACCCCAGCTTTCGGCGCTGTTCGCCATCCGGCATCGCGAAGCGCCCGCGCGAGTGCGGGCTCAGGTGTTCACGACGGCGGCGAGCGTGAAGATCACCGGACTCGCGGCGGGCGCCGCGCTCGCGGGACCGCTGAGCGCACTCTCCGTGACCGCCGCGCTGGGCGCCGCGGCGGGCTGCCAGCTCCTCGCGGCCGCGACGTATGTGCTGGTCGGCCCTAGAACGCCATCGCCTGCGCGCGCCGCTTGACCTCGGTGCCGTGGCTCGTGCGGAGCGCGTTGACCGGGGTGGTCCCCGGCAGGGTCTCGTCCGCGGCGAAGAGCCAGCGCAACATCTCCGTCCGGCTGAAACCGGCGTCCGCGAGCACGGTGATGGTGCCCGCCAAGCCCTTGACCACGCCGTCCTTGACCAGGAACCCGGCCGGGACGTACAACTCGCCCTTCCGCCGGACGGCGATCAGGTGGCCGTCGCGCAGCATCTGGCGGACCTTGTTGGCCGAGACGTTCAGCGCGGTCGCGACCTCCGGGACCGAGAGAACGGCAACATCTGCATCGAGAACGTCGTCGGCGACGGGAATACCACTCACACGTGACACTGTGCCACATTCCGTCTCCCGCTCCTTTAGTACGCATGGGTGACGACCCGGGCCATGACGGAGAGTGCCCGGCCGGTCACGTATACCACCGATTCGACGAAATGACGGGAATCGTGATCCCCGGGGTGCCAGGTCCCGTACACCAGAACATGGGTACTTCCGTACGATCCATAGCCGTGACACGCACGGATCCCACTCTGGTGGGCACTCTGCTCGAGGGCCGCTACCGGGTGGACAAGCTGCTCGCACGCGGTGGGATGTCGTCGGTGTACCGCGGCGTCGACACCCGCCTGGACCGCCAGGTCGCCATCAAGATCATGGACCCGCGGTTCGCCGACGACAGGTCGTTCGTCGAGCGTTTCGAGCGGGAGGCCAGGTCGGCGGCCCGGCTGCATCATCCGCACGTGGTGGCGGTGCACGACCAGGGTTTCGACACCCCCGGCGGCGAGGAATCCGGCCGCGCGTTCCTGGTCATGGAACTCGTCGACGGCGGAACCCTACGTGAACTGCTCGCCGAACGCGGTCCGCTGGACGTCGCGCTCGCGCTGAGCATCACCGAACCGGTGCTCTCCGCGCTGGCCGCGGCGCATGCCGCCGGCCTGGTGCACCGCGACGTCAAACCGGAGAACGTGCTCATCGGCCGCGGCGGCACGGCGCTTTCGGGCGGCGTGGTCAAGGTGGCCGACTTCGGCCTGGTCCGCGCGATCGCCAGCGCGGGTACCACAAGTTCGAGCGTCATCCTCGGCACCGTCGCCTACGTCTCCCCCGAACAGGTCGCGACCGGCGCGACCACCTCGCGCGGCGACGTCTACTCGGCCGGGATCCTGCTGTACGAAATGCTCACCGGACGCCCGCCGTACACCGGCGACACCGCGCTCTCGGTGGCGTACCGGCACGTCAACGACGACGTCCCGCGCCCGAGCGAGCTACGGCCGGGCATCCCGCCGCAACTCGACGAGCTGATCCTGCGCGCCACGCGCCGCGACCCCGAGCAGCGTCCGGCCGACGCGGCGGCTTTCCTCGCCGAGCTGCATCATCTGCGTACCGTCCTGGGTGTCCCGGCCGTTCCCGTGCCCGTGCCGCTGCCCGCCGACGCCGACCGGGAGATCGACGCCGAGCGCACCACTCCCGGCATCCCCGCCGTCCCGGCGGCGAACCCGGCCTTGGCGACGACGGTGTTGACCCCGGTCGCCGAAGCGACCATGCCGGTCACCGGCCCGCGCGGAACGCAGGCACTGCACCGCGAGCCGCCGATCCCCGCCGCCCAGCCGCCCCGCACGCCTCCCCCGCGGCCCCGGCCGGCCGCCGACGACGAACAGCCGGGGTCGCGCAAGCGCCTCTACGTCATGATCGCCGCCGCGGTGCTGGTTCTCGGCGGCCTGATCGGCGCGTTCGCCTTCATCCTCAACGACACCGGGCCGAACTCGTCGTCGGTGCCGAAACTGGCGGGGATGAACCAGGCCGCCGCCGGAGACGCGCTCCGCTCGGCGAAGCTGACCCCGGCCTACACCGAGGAGTACAGCGACACCGCCGCCCAGCACACGGTGATCCGGTCCGACCCCGCGGCGGGCACGTCGCTCGCGCCGGGCGCCACGGTCAACGTCGTGCTGTCGAAGGGCCGCCCGATCGTGCCGGACATCCAGGCCGGGACGAGCCCGCAGGACACGGAGACGGCGATCAAGGCCGCGCAGCTGACCCCGGTCCAGGGCGAGCAGGAATACAGCGACGTCGCCAAGAACAAGGTGATCCGCGTCGACCCGAGCCCCGGTTCGCAGCTGAACATCGGCGGGCAGGTCACGATCATCCTGTCGAAGGGCCCCGAGCCGCTGCCGCCGGTCCCGGACGTCACCGGGCAGACCAAGGACGCCGCGTTCCAGATCCTGCAGCAGGCGGGCTTCCAGCCGTTCCAGGCGGGTGAGGAGTTCTCCGACCAGTTCGCCGCCGGTCAGGTGATCCGCACCGACCCGAAGGGCGGCGGCAAGGCGAGCAACCGCCGCATCGGGGTGTTCGTTTCGAACGCCGTCGAAGTACCGAACGTGACGTTCAAGCGGATGGAGGAGGCGTTCCAGATCCTGCGACAGGCAGGGCTGGAGCCCGACCGTCAGGGACGCGGAAACGGCAACGGGAACGGCGGCGGAAACGGTGGTTTCGACTTCGTCCTGGAGCAGGATCCGCAGCCAGGCACCAAGGTGCCGAAGGGTACGAAAGTGAAGCTCAGGGGCTTCGGGTGACGCGAAAGGTGCGGTGAAACCGTTCAGTACCGGCGTGGTCATCGGTTACCGTGAACCGCATGGTGGTCGTTGACGGCGTGAGCGGCAGGTCGGACAGGTTCACCCCGCGTTCTGCCGCGCCCGGTCCACGATGAGCTTCTTCACGGACGCTCCGCGCAACCGCCCCCTGTTCCCGGTGCCGGAACAGGAACTGTTCGGCTACAACGGCCGCCCCTGGGTCGAGCCGCCGCACGAGTACATCGTCCCGGCGATCCTGCCCTGGTCGATGCCGCTGGGCCGCGCCGCGCGGACCATCGTGGCGCTGCGCGGTATCGAGGTGTGGCCGGAGTCGGTGTCCTTCCAGCTGTCGGTGTACTCGCGTGATCTGCTGCTGGACGAACCCGGCGAGGGCCTGATCGACCATCGCCGGGTCCCGGACTACAACGCGCTGCTGGTCGGAGTGCTCTTCCCCGACGGCAGGCGCGCCAGTTCGGAGACGATCTCCGTGCCGTCGGCCACCAAACCGGATCAGCCGGTGCTGCGCGCGCAGGGGCTGGGCGGTTCGGCGTTCCACGTCGACCACGAGATCTTCCTGTGGCCGCTGCCGCCCGACGGGCCGCTGGAGCTCATCGTCCAGTGGCTCGACCGCGACATCGAGGAGACCCGCACCTCCCTCGACGGCACCGCGATCCGCGACGCCGCCAAGGAGGCAGGCGAGATCTGGCCCGGCCTGCCCGCGCGCGAGGCGCACGGGCTGCCGGTTCGCCGGGTCGGGGCGCAGGCGATGATCACCCCGGCCTGGCCCCGCGAATCGCAAGCCCCGCCGCCCTTGCCGCAGCCTTCCGCACCGCGCGCCGAGGCTCCCGCCCAGCCGCGACGTGGTGCGCCGTTGCCGACCCGCCTTCCCCGCCGGGCCCGCTGAACTCTAGGCACGGCCTCGCGAGTGGCGCCGCTGTGAGCACGTTGCGAAAGTGGCTTTCGCAACGTTGAAGGTTGCGAAAGTGGCTTTCGCAACCCTTCCCGGCGCCGAGGCCGGCGCAGCCAAGCGTGGGGTCGTGCTGGCCTGCCCGAGCCCTCATCGACGGTGTCGCGAAAGCCACTTTCAGGACATCAGACGTCGCGAAAGTGGCTTTCGCGACACGCCACGACCATGAGGCATACCGCCTTGTGAGTGGTCGAAACCATCCTTACCACTTACGCCCCCAAAGCTCAGCGGAACGCTTCGACGTTCGCCACCGCCCACTCCGCATAGGTGACGCCGGGCCGTCCGGTGAGCTCCTGGACGACGCCCGTCGGCTTGTCGGGGTTTTCGGTGAAGTACGCGAAGCCGTCGAGGAGCCATTCGGCGATCTCCGCCGGGATCCCGGCGGCGGCCCACTGCTTGTTCGCCTCCTCCCGGGTCAGCTCCTCGAAGACCACCTCTTCGCCGAGTGCGGCCGAAATGGCGGCGACCTGTTCGCGCTGGCTGATCGCCGTCGGCCCGCTCAGCGTGTGCTTCTTGCCGACGTGCCCGTCGGTCAGGATGACGTGCGCCGCGACGGCGGCGATGTCCGCGAGGTCGATCGGCGTCATCCGCGACTCGGGGTAGGCCTCGCGGACCACCCGCTCGGCCTTGATCATCTCGGCCCAGCCGAGCGTGTTGTTCATGAACGCGCCCGGCCGCAGGAACGTCCAGTCGAAGCCCGCCTCCCGGACGGCCTTCTCGATGATCGCGTAGTCCACGCCGCTCGAGTTCTCGGCCGGGTCGTCGGCATTGCTGCCCGACAGCGCCACCACCCGGCGCACTCCGGCCTCCTTCGCCAGCTTCACGAAGTCGTCCACCTTGGCCGCGAGCGGCGCCAGGTACACGGTCTCGATGCCTTTCAGGGCCTCCGGCAAGGTCTCCGGCTTGCCCAGGTACCCCTTGGCGACCTCCACCTGTTCGGGCAACGCCGCCTTCGCCGGATTGACGGTGAGCGCCCGCACCGGCGCCCCGGCCTCCACCAGTTCGTCGACGAGCAGCCTGCCGACGCTTCCGGTCGCACCGGTCACCAGGATCGTCACGATTCCCCACTCCTTTTCGTACGCCCTACGGGATAATCTTAACCGTACCGCATACGAGAATGTAGAATCCAGCTTCACGGCCGAGTGGAGTGTGGATGGACTTCGAGCGCAGCCTCGAACTGTTGTGGCGTGACCGCGGCGAAGCCCGGCAGCCGACCAGGGGGCGGAAGCCGAAACTGACCCTCGACCAGGTGATCGCCACCGCCGTCGCGCTCGCCGACGGCGCGGGTGAGGCGACCGTGTCGATGAGCCAGATCGCTAAGAAGCTCAGCGCCGGCACGATGACGCTCTACACCTACGTCCCCGGCAAGACGGAACTGCTCGACCTCATGGTGGACTCGGTGCTCGCCGAACGGAATCTCCCCGGCCCCGGTGATCCGCGGCCGGACGGCTGGCGCGAGCAGGTGCGGCTCTACGCCGAGCGCACCCTCGCCGTGTTCCGCGCGCATCCGTGGCTGCGCTCGACGTCGATGGTGCGGCCGGTGCTCGGCCCCGGGCTGATGGCGGGCCAGGAGTACCTGATCGCGGCGGTGTCGGACATCGGGCTCGAGCCGCGCAAGGCGGCCGCGGCCGCGAACAGCATCGAGATCTACGTGCAGGCGAACGCGACGCTGTTCGCCGAGACCGCGCAGGTCGAACAGGAGACCGGGCAGTCGACCGACGCCTGGTGGGGGCAGCGGTCGGTGTTCTGGGAGAAGTACTTCGACGTGGAGCGGCATCCGGCGATGACGCGGATCTGGGAAAGCGGCGGTTACGACGCGGACACCTGCGAGGCCGCCGACGAGACCTTCGCGTTCGGCCTGGAACGCCTGCTGGACGGCATCGAAGCCCTCGTCACCCGCTGACCACCCCCGCAATTCGTCATCTACTTGCGGGAGTTCTCAGCGCGAACCACCGCAAGTAGGTGACGGATTGCGTCAGGAGACGGTGGGCAGATCCGGTGCCGAGACGTCGAAGACCTTGCCTTCGCGGGTGAGCAGCGCGGCCAGGACCTTCGCCTTGCGTTCGGTGTCGGCCGAGGTCCCCCACCGCACGGTCTTCCCGTCGGCCAGCGCGAACTCGACGCTGCCGGGGGTCTTCGCCGTCGCGGTGGTGACCTGCTTGAGCAGCTGCTGCGGGATCACGCCGAGGACGCCGGTCACCGCGCGGGTCACCGGATCGTCGGCCGACACCGATGGCAGCTTCAGCTCGGGCAGCCCGGCGGGCCGCTCCTTGACGGTCTTGAACACCACTCCCCCGCCGTCGACGAGGTGCACGCCGTCGCCGCCGGGCCCGCTGTCGAAGAACGCGATCGCGGTCCGTTCGGTCACGGTGATCTCGAGGGTGCCCGGCCAGGACCGCGAGACGTCGACGGTCGCGATACCGGGCATCTGCGCCACCCGGTCGCGGATCTCGTCGGTGTCCAGGCGCAGCATCGGCTTCTGGTCCGGCACCGCCGCCGC is from Amycolatopsis lurida and encodes:
- a CDS encoding MFS transporter, which codes for MRGRYRLAAYLTGATVARTGDELSGPALLLLGMGVDGSAATGSALLAGLTISAAAGGPLLGALLDRSPRPGRLLAWALLAYAGGLGAVLALVELPAAIAVAVAAGLLNPALAGGWTAQLPNVRGTTPLARASTLDAMTFTAASLAGPGLAGLVAAYAGAPAAVAVAITLVAVAFPTAWSLPAAEAKPSTPIHRQLADGFAVLFRNRALLRATATSTVSFVGIGVAIVCYPLLGAQRLGSPGFGALLLTVLAAASLVANAVLARRPPPPDRTVLASTVLLGASFLLAASGHDVVTLLAATVLAGFAEGPQLSALFAIRHREAPARVRAQVFTTAASVKITGLAAGAALAGPLSALSVTAALGAAAGCQLLAAATYVLVGPRTPSPARAA
- a CDS encoding TetR/AcrR family transcriptional regulator; its protein translation is MDFERSLELLWRDRGEARQPTRGRKPKLTLDQVIATAVALADGAGEATVSMSQIAKKLSAGTMTLYTYVPGKTELLDLMVDSVLAERNLPGPGDPRPDGWREQVRLYAERTLAVFRAHPWLRSTSMVRPVLGPGLMAGQEYLIAAVSDIGLEPRKAAAAANSIEIYVQANATLFAETAQVEQETGQSTDAWWGQRSVFWEKYFDVERHPAMTRIWESGGYDADTCEAADETFAFGLERLLDGIEALVTR
- a CDS encoding CGNR zinc finger domain-containing protein; this translates as MTSAQRDFLPGRSARAAAQRAVDLLEVLLAPEPSIVSVRAVLEAHGETSVELAPSDVASLREAAFELREVFAARDAEEAAGVLNRLLARHAHPPRLTDHSDGFGWHLHVDADDDGPWGAWLVTSSALALAVLLADRQAPPGGLCAASGCGKPFAHLGGGSPRRYCSTRCATRERVAAHRRQRS
- a CDS encoding NAD(P)H-binding protein; the protein is MTILVTGATGSVGRLLVDELVEAGAPVRALTVNPAKAALPEQVEVAKGYLGKPETLPEALKGIETVYLAPLAAKVDDFVKLAKEAGVRRVVALSGSNADDPAENSSGVDYAIIEKAVREAGFDWTFLRPGAFMNNTLGWAEMIKAERVVREAYPESRMTPIDLADIAAVAAHVILTDGHVGKKHTLSGPTAISQREQVAAISAALGEEVVFEELTREEANKQWAAAGIPAEIAEWLLDGFAYFTENPDKPTGVVQELTGRPGVTYAEWAVANVEAFR
- the pknB gene encoding Stk1 family PASTA domain-containing Ser/Thr kinase produces the protein MTRTDPTLVGTLLEGRYRVDKLLARGGMSSVYRGVDTRLDRQVAIKIMDPRFADDRSFVERFEREARSAARLHHPHVVAVHDQGFDTPGGEESGRAFLVMELVDGGTLRELLAERGPLDVALALSITEPVLSALAAAHAAGLVHRDVKPENVLIGRGGTALSGGVVKVADFGLVRAIASAGTTSSSVILGTVAYVSPEQVATGATTSRGDVYSAGILLYEMLTGRPPYTGDTALSVAYRHVNDDVPRPSELRPGIPPQLDELILRATRRDPEQRPADAAAFLAELHHLRTVLGVPAVPVPVPLPADADREIDAERTTPGIPAVPAANPALATTVLTPVAEATMPVTGPRGTQALHREPPIPAAQPPRTPPPRPRPAADDEQPGSRKRLYVMIAAAVLVLGGLIGAFAFILNDTGPNSSSVPKLAGMNQAAAGDALRSAKLTPAYTEEYSDTAAQHTVIRSDPAAGTSLAPGATVNVVLSKGRPIVPDIQAGTSPQDTETAIKAAQLTPVQGEQEYSDVAKNKVIRVDPSPGSQLNIGGQVTIILSKGPEPLPPVPDVTGQTKDAAFQILQQAGFQPFQAGEEFSDQFAAGQVIRTDPKGGGKASNRRIGVFVSNAVEVPNVTFKRMEEAFQILRQAGLEPDRQGRGNGNGNGGGNGGFDFVLEQDPQPGTKVPKGTKVKLRGFG
- a CDS encoding Rv2175c family DNA-binding protein, producing the protein MSGIPVADDVLDADVAVLSVPEVATALNVSANKVRQMLRDGHLIAVRRKGELYVPAGFLVKDGVVKGLAGTITVLADAGFSRTEMLRWLFAADETLPGTTPVNALRTSHGTEVKRRAQAMAF
- a CDS encoding LLM class F420-dependent oxidoreductase — its product is MTTASNRKIRIGVQLQPQHAEYKAIRRAASEAEDLGVDIVFNWDHFYPLYGEPEGLHYECWTMLGAWAESTSRVEIGALVTCNSYRNPELLADMARTVDNISDGRLILGIGSGWFEKDYDEYGYEFGTAGGRLDNLAEALPRIESRLGKLNPQPVRDIPVLIGGGGEKKTLRLVAKHADIWHGFGDPEVVERKVKILDQHCADVGRDPKEIERSVAVEGEPEELGPKLLELGVSLFTVATGGPDYNLDKLRSWIAWRDKQQS
- a CDS encoding cell division protein FtsQ/DivIB, translating into MTQTGERRRPAEPGRRPRTERTQRAQRLKERRGRRSVYDRRRTARPTRHKELRRRWVALLSVLTAVALVYLLWFSSMLGVRQVDVLGASSVPADQIRAAAAVPDQKPMLRLDTDEIRDRVAQMPGIATVDVSRSWPGTLEITVTERTAIAFFDSGPGGDGVHLVDGGGVVFKTVKERPAGLPELKLPSVSADDPVTRAVTGVLGVIPQQLLKQVTTATAKTPGSVEFALADGKTVRWGTSADTERKAKVLAALLTREGKVFDVSAPDLPTVS